One Hallerella porci genomic window, GTTCCCGGACGATAACGTACGAGAGAAGAAACTCCCGTAATAAAGCGTCCAAAATGAATGTAAATGCGATTGTCCCAAAGATATTCGATGTAATTTTCTACGTCATCGTAAAAGACGCCGTAACGCGTCACACGCCATTCTTCGTAAGCGCCGCGATGCGGGTCTAATTTAGAATCGCGTTTATCTAACATAATTCCAACACCCAAATCGGGAACCGAACCGTAATCTTCTACGTAACGGTAAGAGGGCGCCCAAATCAACGAAAAATCATTCCACAATTTTCCGTCGAGCTCTAAATGCAAATAGCAAGAACGGTCATAAAAATTCCGCAAATCATCCCAAGAATCCGTGCGCAAAAATTCAAAATTCCAAGCTATCGGCAAATTAAAAAGCCACGGCGAACTCGCATAAATGGCAAATTCTTTGGAATCAAAAAGCGGGTCAATTGATGTGCGATATTGCGTTTCGATGCGGATGTCTTCTCCGGCGACATTCAAATTTGCGAGCGCAAGCCCGAGCATCCAACCGTCTTGATCTGTCTTCTTTCCTGCGGGCGAAGGAATCCAACGGAGCAATTCCGTAAAACGATATTCCAAATTCACACCGTCAGCGTTCGGTTCACAATGAAGCGACACTTCCGAAAATAAATCCAAACTTTCGAATCGCAATTTTTCGGTTTCAAAATCGGCGTGCGAAAATTCTCGGCCGACCGCATTTAACAATTCCCGATCGACGACATGCGATTTTGTCTGAGAAAGCCCCGCATACCGAATCCGCATCACCTTTTTTCCATCGACGCAATTTTCCTGCGCAAACGAAAGCTGCAAAAGCACAAGCAAAAGGATGAAAATAAAATGCCGATTCACGGCACAAAAATAACTTTTCTTTGGCAAGATGAATTTTTGAAAAGGCGAAGAATGAAAAGGGAAATTTCAAAAAATGATTTCATAAAAAAACTTCCCAAGATGGTGGGAAGTCTTTTTGAAATTCGTCAAGAATAAAATTATTCTTCGTCTTTCTTCGGAGCGACGCGGCGAGTCTTGCGCTTTGCACCAGAGATGTTCAGCTTGCCTTCGCCAGCAAAACGCTTGTTGAACTGATCAATACGACCAGCGGTATCCACGCGGTGCTGCTTGCCAGTCCAGAAAGGATGCGTGTCGCTGGTGATTTCCAAAGTAACTACACCATATTCGACGCCATCGATCACTTTCTTTTCGGCAGACTGCTTCGTGGAGCGGGTGACAAATTCTTTACCCGTATTCGCATCAACGAACACGACCGGTTTGTAATCGGGATGAATACCATTTTTCATTTTTTTAATCCTACTGATTAAACGTTAGGTGAAGCAAATTTAGCTGTTTTTTCTCGTTTTGGCAATTCATAAATAGTATTTTTACACTATGAAACGAAAAATTTTCACTCTTTTATTTTTTAGCTGCGCTTGGGGATTCCTTTTTACAGCTTGCGGCAACGAAAATCAAGCAAATCGGTTGCAAATCAATCAAAAGTACACTCTTCAATCGTGGCCCGATAGCGCTTACATTGCAGACCTCGATTCTATTTTGCACGCAGAACCGTTAAAGGCAAACGCCGATTCCGAAAAAACAGAATTAACCATTTACTCGGGAACGATTCCGACGATTACACTTCCCGGACAAAAATCTGCAAAATCGCAAGCGGCAGTAAAATCACATTCTAAAAAGCGCACCGCCCCTGCCGGTTCAACAGAAAAGCCCGCAGTCCACAACGCCGAAAACTTCGCCGATGCCTTTATGAAAGCGTTAAGCGAACTCCAATCTGACCCGAATAATGCGGCAAAATATAAGACAGTTTCTGTCAAAGATGGCGAAGATTTATTTGCGCTACTTTCCCGCGCTTACGGGAAAAATGCAGCAAAACTCCCCCGTTTTTATACTCTTTCTGCGTTACAGTCAGTCAATCCCGGCGTTAAACTAGAACACTTAACCGCCGGCGAAGCGGTTAGAATTCCAAAACTTTAACGATTGAATTATAAACTTCCCTTGCTGCTCGGGACGCCTTTGACATTTCGCGAAGGCGAAACAGCCTTTGCAACCGCCCGCGCAAATGCTTTGAAAATCGCTTCTAAGCAATGATGATTATCGGCGCCGTAGAAAAGTTCTACGTGCAAATTCATGCGCGCATTTTCACCGAGAGTTTTGAAGAAATGTTCGAAAAGACTTGCGGGCATATTTTCTGCGCCGACCGTTGCATTCGGGAGTTTCACATTCCAAACGATGCCAATCCGATTGGAGAAATCGATGCAGACGCGTGCGAGCGCTTCGTCCATCGGGACAAAGTAAAAGCCGTAACGTTCAATGCCTTTTTTATCGCCGAGGCATTTGACGAAAGCTTCGCCCAAACAAATCGCAATGTCTTCGATGGAATGATGCATATCAACGTAGGTATCGCCGTGACATTCCACGTTTAAAGTGAAGCCGCCGTGGACTTGGAATAAATCCAACATGTGATCGAGAAAGCCCGAACCCGTGTGAATTTTTCCGCGAGAAGCTTCGTCTAAATTTAACGAAAGAGAAATCTGCGTTTCGCTTGTGTTGCGGACAATTTCGGCTTGACGCATTTTATCTCCTTGTGAATTTTCCGTTCGTCGTTAAGCAGAAGCGGCTTGCATAACCTTTGCGCACCGGCACTTTGGTGACTTTTCCGTTGACGGTCATTTGACCGACTGCATCGGAATTGCCGATGACGACGCAAAGCGTATCGTTATAAGTGTAGCGAATCGCAGACTTAGACGAAGTAATATTCGCTTCTTTCAAAACCTTGTTATCGTTCAAGCTGCGGTAAAGTCCAACCCAAGAAGTAGCGGAATCATTTCCCGAAATGGCGATGCGGATTTTTCCGGTTTCGACGACTTCGGCGACGGAATCTTTTTTCGAATCGGACGAAGTCACAAATGTCGTTGCGGAATTGCTCTTCACCGGCGCTTTGATCGCTGCGGAATCATTTTCGACGGGAGCAGAAACGGTGAGCGATTCGGGCGGGACATTTTCTGCGCCATCGGGAACGGTCGCTTCAAAAGACGAAGTGTCATCTTCAACGACAGCGGGAGTTGGATTTACCGGAGCCGGCGCTGCGGGCTGTTCCATTTTCTTCAAAAAGTTCATGCCTGCAAAGAAGACAACCGCTAAAATCAAAACGACGATGATAATCGTTTTGACGCTGCTCTTTCCGCCGCCGACTTTTCCTCCGGCGAACGAATCGGAATCCGAAGAAAGAGTTTCTTGTGCAACAAATTCCTGCGAATAAGAAGAGCCGACTTCTTTCGAATAGCATTCGAGAATTTTCGGCATATCCAAATCGAGGGCGACCGCGATAGAATTTAAGTACCCGCGGACATACGCTTCGACGGGGAATTTATTCCACTCGCCCGCTTCAATTTCTTGCAGATGAGTTTCGGAAATGCGCGTCTTTTGCGCAAATTCTTCTAAGGAAAGTCCTTTGGATTCGCGGATTCTTTTTAAGTAAGCGCCGAGAGTTTCTTCAGCCGCTTTTCCTTCTAACTCAGACATTTTCATCTCCTAAACGATCGATCAAATCCAACGTTTTGGCAACGGGAAGACCGACGACATTATAATAACAGCCGTGGATGCTTTTGACAAGGCTTGCACCCAATCCTTGAATCGCATAAGCGCCCGCTTTGTCTAACGATTCGCCCGATTCTACATAATTTTCGATGAACGCATCCGTCACATGGCGGAAGACGACATCGGTCACGACGCGCGCGGACGAAATCACTTTTCCACCACGAGCAATTGCAACTCCCGAGATGACTTTGTGACGTTTGCCGTTTAAGTATTTGAGCATCGCCACAGCGTCGGCTTTATCTTTCGGTTTGCCAAGTGCATCGCCGTCTAAGTAAACGAGAGTATCGTAGCCGAGAACATATTCCTCGGGGAATTTTTTCGACACATCCAACGCTTTGCCTTCGGCAAATTTCTGCGGACGATCTTCGGGTTCTAGATCCCCGGCGACTTCTTCGAACTTAGAAGGCTCGACGCGAAATGGGATTTTAATTTGAGAAAGAATTGCGGAACGGCGCGGAGATGCGCTTGCCAAGATGAAGTTTTTCACAAAACCCCCGAGATGACTTTGGAATGATCCCCCAAAAGTAATGACCCTTTAAAACCCCGAACTTCGGATTCGCCGCCAAAGATG contains:
- a CDS encoding BamA/TamA family outer membrane protein, which encodes MNRHFIFILLLVLLQLSFAQENCVDGKKVMRIRYAGLSQTKSHVVDRELLNAVGREFSHADFETEKLRFESLDLFSEVSLHCEPNADGVNLEYRFTELLRWIPSPAGKKTDQDGWMLGLALANLNVAGEDIRIETQYRTSIDPLFDSKEFAIYASSPWLFNLPIAWNFEFLRTDSWDDLRNFYDRSCYLHLELDGKLWNDFSLIWAPSYRYVEDYGSVPDLGVGIMLDKRDSKLDPHRGAYEEWRVTRYGVFYDDVENYIEYLWDNRIYIHFGRFITGVSSLVRYRPGTQKFFDRLHQGGANTLRGFEPDSSINGRHEAIWNVEERFELVKRRPFSVMGANLFWGMQIVAGVEGSFLWNTKSPDWEDYRQSIYGGVHFLIPALERIRFEAGYSPDGGSVKIAVGLYDKNVAMRWRSR
- a CDS encoding helix-turn-helix domain-containing protein; this encodes MSELEGKAAEETLGAYLKRIRESKGLSLEEFAQKTRISETHLQEIEAGEWNKFPVEAYVRGYLNSIAVALDLDMPKILECYSKEVGSSYSQEFVAQETLSSDSDSFAGGKVGGGKSSVKTIIIVVLILAVVFFAGMNFLKKMEQPAAPAPVNPTPAVVEDDTSSFEATVPDGAENVPPESLTVSAPVENDSAAIKAPVKSNSATTFVTSSDSKKDSVAEVVETGKIRIAISGNDSATSWVGLYRSLNDNKVLKEANITSSKSAIRYTYNDTLCVVIGNSDAVGQMTVNGKVTKVPVRKGYASRFCLTTNGKFTRR
- the hisB gene encoding imidazoleglycerol-phosphate dehydratase HisB — encoded protein: MRQAEIVRNTSETQISLSLNLDEASRGKIHTGSGFLDHMLDLFQVHGGFTLNVECHGDTYVDMHHSIEDIAICLGEAFVKCLGDKKGIERYGFYFVPMDEALARVCIDFSNRIGIVWNVKLPNATVGAENMPASLFEHFFKTLGENARMNLHVELFYGADNHHCLEAIFKAFARAVAKAVSPSRNVKGVPSSKGSL
- a CDS encoding Maf family protein, which produces MKNFILASASPRRSAILSQIKIPFRVEPSKFEEVAGDLEPEDRPQKFAEGKALDVSKKFPEEYVLGYDTLVYLDGDALGKPKDKADAVAMLKYLNGKRHKVISGVAIARGGKVISSARVVTDVVFRHVTDAFIENYVESGESLDKAGAYAIQGLGASLVKSIHGCYYNVVGLPVAKTLDLIDRLGDENV
- a CDS encoding type B 50S ribosomal protein L31 codes for the protein MKNGIHPDYKPVVFVDANTGKEFVTRSTKQSAEKKVIDGVEYGVVTLEITSDTHPFWTGKQHRVDTAGRIDQFNKRFAGEGKLNISGAKRKTRRVAPKKDEE